The following coding sequences lie in one Amycolatopsis cihanbeyliensis genomic window:
- a CDS encoding alanine/glycine:cation symporter family protein translates to MDGLIDGIGEVNDLFWTYVVIPLLALVGIYFTVRSGGVQLRMLPEMIRNLRSKPENAPDGKKAISSFQAFSISAAARVGTGNVAGVAIAIALGGPGAVLWMWVMGLVVGSAAFVESTLAQLFKVRDRTGYRGGPAYYMQHGLKARWMGILFAVVIIFTFSFTFNMVQANSIVDAVHSSVTSVTGEEEASWVAPVVGFALVALVALVVFGGVRRIAHVAQMTVPFMALIYLIMGIIVVLMNVEKIPAVLGDIVGAAFGFKEIGAAAVGTAIMQGIRRGLFSNEAGMGSAPNAGATAAVSHPVKQGLAQTFGIYFDTLIVCSITAFIILVSDPTYGEAVGASMTQSSLEANLGTWSLHLLTAIIFLLAFTSVLGNFYYGEANLTFLTSNPRALPIFRGVVIVILFLGAVASLELVWSVADVTMGVMAVVNLVAIAPLGMLAIRLLKDYQEQRRQGLDPVFTRDRLPDIQGVQCWEADRSELKQQAGS, encoded by the coding sequence ATGGACGGCCTGATCGACGGAATCGGCGAGGTGAACGACCTCTTCTGGACCTACGTGGTCATCCCGTTGCTCGCGCTGGTCGGGATCTACTTCACCGTGCGGTCCGGCGGGGTGCAGCTCCGAATGCTCCCGGAGATGATCCGCAACCTGCGCAGCAAGCCGGAGAACGCGCCGGACGGCAAGAAGGCCATCTCCTCCTTCCAGGCCTTCTCCATCTCGGCGGCCGCCAGGGTCGGCACCGGCAACGTCGCCGGGGTCGCGATCGCCATCGCACTCGGCGGGCCGGGCGCCGTGCTGTGGATGTGGGTCATGGGACTGGTCGTCGGCTCGGCCGCGTTCGTGGAGTCCACCCTGGCCCAGCTGTTCAAGGTCCGGGATCGCACCGGCTACCGCGGCGGCCCCGCCTACTACATGCAGCACGGGCTGAAGGCGCGCTGGATGGGCATCCTGTTCGCGGTGGTCATCATCTTCACCTTCAGCTTCACCTTCAACATGGTGCAGGCCAACAGCATCGTGGACGCCGTGCATTCCTCGGTGACCTCGGTGACCGGTGAGGAGGAGGCAAGCTGGGTCGCTCCGGTGGTCGGCTTCGCCCTGGTCGCACTGGTCGCGCTCGTCGTCTTCGGCGGGGTTCGCCGGATCGCCCACGTCGCCCAGATGACCGTGCCGTTCATGGCGCTGATCTACCTGATCATGGGCATCATCGTGGTGCTGATGAACGTGGAGAAGATCCCGGCCGTGCTCGGCGACATCGTCGGCGCGGCGTTCGGCTTCAAGGAGATCGGCGCCGCGGCCGTGGGTACCGCCATCATGCAGGGCATCCGGCGCGGCCTGTTCTCCAACGAGGCGGGCATGGGCTCCGCGCCGAACGCCGGCGCGACCGCGGCGGTGAGCCACCCGGTCAAGCAGGGCCTCGCGCAGACCTTCGGGATCTACTTCGACACCCTGATCGTCTGCTCGATCACCGCGTTCATCATTCTGGTCTCCGACCCGACCTACGGTGAGGCCGTCGGTGCCTCGATGACGCAGAGCTCGCTGGAGGCCAACCTCGGAACCTGGTCCCTGCACCTGTTGACCGCGATCATCTTCCTGCTGGCGTTCACCTCCGTGCTCGGCAACTTCTACTACGGCGAGGCGAATCTCACCTTCCTCACCTCGAACCCGCGGGCGTTGCCGATCTTCCGCGGCGTGGTGATCGTGATCCTGTTCCTCGGCGCGGTGGCCTCGCTGGAGCTGGTGTGGAGTGTCGCGGACGTGACCATGGGGGTGATGGCCGTGGTCAACCTGGTCGCCATCGCACCGCTCGGGATGCTGGCCATACGGCTGCTCAAGGACTACCAGGAGCAGCGCAGGCAGGGGCTGGACCCGGTGTTCACCCGCGACCGGCTGCCGGACATCCAGGGTGTGCAGTGCTGGGAGGCCGACCGCTCCGAGCTGAAACAGCAGGCGGGCTCCTGA
- a CDS encoding APC family permease — MNASEKSIDATNTGQPKQLRRGLKVLGTVLITLSAITPASSVFIIAPGVLEQAGTGALWSFLAAGVVGIFMAFVYAELASAYPLSGGEYAIVGRTLGRLPGFLILGLFLITQLLILAVIALGVGTYLGVLLPGLNGQVTAAVVVIASAVLAVFDVKFNAVVTGIFLAVEMAALVVLSLLGFLNVERPIGEVLLEPTVLSGQSDLAPTSVGLIAAAVAVAIFAYNGYGSAVYFGEETADANRGIARAILWALGITVIAELLPVTAMVLGTPDLAATFGAENMMNHFVIERGGSTLNTVISLAVALAIINAVIAITLLSARLLFSTGRDRVWSRSINRGMASIHPRFGTPWVATLVTGVVGAAICFVDETLLLVLTGTGLVVVYGSLCVAVLAGRRNGSTAHAAYKMPLFPLPPLIGLGALVYVVYQNALDPKIGRPSLIVTGVVLLIALAYYVFVLRRRGTWELRGPEEDNSTTVDTPATTEPEKP, encoded by the coding sequence ATGAACGCGTCCGAGAAGTCGATCGACGCCACGAACACCGGGCAACCCAAGCAACTTCGTCGCGGGCTGAAGGTGCTCGGCACCGTACTGATCACGCTGTCCGCGATCACCCCGGCCTCCTCGGTGTTCATCATCGCGCCCGGCGTCCTCGAGCAGGCCGGAACCGGTGCACTGTGGAGCTTCCTCGCCGCCGGCGTGGTCGGGATCTTCATGGCCTTCGTCTACGCCGAGCTTGCCTCGGCCTACCCGCTGTCCGGCGGCGAGTACGCCATCGTCGGCCGCACGCTCGGCCGCCTACCGGGTTTCCTGATCCTCGGGCTGTTCCTGATCACCCAGCTGCTGATCCTCGCGGTGATCGCGCTCGGGGTCGGCACCTACCTCGGCGTGCTGCTGCCGGGGCTGAACGGGCAGGTCACCGCCGCGGTCGTGGTCATCGCCTCCGCCGTACTCGCGGTGTTCGACGTCAAGTTCAACGCGGTGGTCACCGGGATCTTCCTCGCGGTCGAGATGGCGGCACTGGTCGTGCTGTCCCTGCTCGGTTTCCTCAACGTGGAACGCCCGATCGGTGAGGTACTCCTCGAACCGACTGTCCTTTCCGGACAATCCGATCTCGCGCCCACCTCGGTGGGGCTGATCGCCGCGGCGGTCGCGGTCGCGATCTTCGCCTACAACGGCTACGGCAGCGCGGTGTACTTCGGCGAGGAGACCGCGGACGCCAACCGGGGTATCGCCCGAGCGATCCTGTGGGCACTCGGGATCACCGTGATCGCCGAGCTGCTCCCGGTGACGGCGATGGTACTCGGTACGCCGGACCTCGCCGCCACGTTCGGCGCGGAGAACATGATGAACCACTTCGTCATCGAACGCGGCGGGAGCACGTTGAACACGGTGATCAGCCTGGCGGTGGCGCTGGCCATCATCAACGCGGTCATCGCGATCACCCTGCTGAGCGCGCGACTGCTGTTCAGCACCGGCCGGGATCGGGTCTGGTCCCGCTCGATCAATCGGGGCATGGCGTCGATCCACCCCCGGTTCGGCACGCCGTGGGTGGCCACCCTGGTGACCGGGGTGGTTGGCGCGGCGATCTGTTTCGTGGACGAGACCTTGCTACTGGTGCTCACCGGAACCGGGTTGGTCGTGGTCTACGGGAGCCTGTGTGTCGCGGTGCTCGCCGGGCGTCGCAACGGATCCACCGCGCATGCCGCGTACAAGATGCCGCTGTTCCCGCTGCCGCCGCTGATCGGGCTGGGCGCGCTGGTTTACGTGGTGTACCAGAACGCGCTGGACCCCAAGATCGGCAGGCCGAGCCTGATCGTGACCGGCGTGGTCCTGCTGATCGCGCTGGCGTACTACGTGTTCGTGCTGCGCCGCCGTGGCACCTGGGAACTGCGCGGCCCCGAGGAAGACAATTCGACCACAGTAGACACCCCTGCCACCACGGAACCCGAAAAGCCCTGA
- a CDS encoding P1 family peptidase: protein MSRPVRARDLGIELPGNTGPHNGITDVPGVEVGYTTLIDGDGPLRVGSGPVRTGVTALLPRGKDGVGTACAAGWYSLNGNGEMTGTTWLTETGSLDTPVLITNTHAVGPCHRGVIDWIVEHKPAMATEWLLPVVAETWDGYLNDINGPHVRPEHAVRAIDTAAGGPIAEGSVGGGTGMNCYAFKGGSGTASRVVQYGQYSYTVGAFVQANFGARRELTVTGTPVGNALAADNPLEEADSTPPPGSGSVIVVLGTDAPLLPNQCTALARRVPLGLARTGTTGSHFSGDIFLAFSTANAGALNSSSPRGEPRAGDYDVLRFIPWGRMDPYYRAVVEVVEEAVLNALVAGETMVGRDDHRSPGLPHDDLVRLLRRQQTG from the coding sequence ATGAGCCGTCCGGTTCGGGCCAGGGATCTTGGTATCGAGCTGCCGGGAAACACCGGCCCGCACAACGGGATCACCGATGTGCCCGGGGTGGAGGTCGGTTACACCACGCTTATCGACGGTGACGGCCCGCTGCGGGTCGGCTCCGGCCCGGTGCGTACCGGGGTCACCGCCCTCCTGCCACGCGGCAAGGACGGTGTGGGCACCGCCTGCGCGGCGGGCTGGTACTCGCTGAACGGCAACGGCGAGATGACCGGGACCACCTGGCTCACCGAGACCGGTTCGCTGGACACTCCGGTGCTGATCACCAACACCCATGCCGTCGGACCGTGCCATCGCGGGGTGATCGACTGGATCGTCGAGCACAAACCCGCGATGGCAACGGAGTGGCTGCTGCCGGTGGTCGCCGAGACCTGGGACGGCTACCTGAACGACATCAACGGCCCGCACGTGCGGCCGGAGCATGCGGTACGGGCGATCGACACCGCGGCGGGCGGTCCGATCGCGGAGGGCTCGGTCGGCGGCGGCACCGGGATGAACTGCTACGCCTTCAAGGGCGGCAGTGGAACCGCGTCCCGAGTGGTCCAGTACGGACAGTACAGCTACACGGTGGGAGCCTTCGTACAGGCCAATTTCGGAGCCCGGCGGGAGCTCACGGTCACCGGAACCCCGGTCGGCAACGCCCTCGCCGCGGACAACCCGCTCGAGGAGGCGGACTCGACCCCGCCTCCCGGCTCCGGTTCGGTGATCGTCGTCCTCGGCACCGACGCCCCGCTGCTACCGAACCAGTGCACCGCACTGGCCCGGCGGGTCCCGCTGGGCCTCGCCCGCACCGGTACCACCGGCTCGCACTTCTCCGGAGACATCTTCCTCGCGTTCAGCACGGCCAACGCCGGTGCGCTGAACAGTTCCTCTCCCCGGGGCGAACCGCGCGCAGGTGACTACGACGTACTTCGTTTCATCCCCTGGGGACGGATGGATCCCTACTACCGGGCGGTGGTGGAGGTCGTCGAGGAAGCCGTGCTGAACGCGCTGGTCGCGGGCGAAACCATGGTCGGGAGGGACGACCACCGTTCCCCCGGGCTGCCGCACGACGATCTCGTGCGGCTGCTCCGGCGGCAACAGACGGGGTAA
- a CDS encoding aminotransferase class I/II-fold pyridoxal phosphate-dependent enzyme: protein MWTAERLAARLADSSADGIARSVARLVSTGDVEVGTRLPTVRALARCLRVSPTTVSEAWRSLSHAGVVETSGRRGTTVRGRPQPAAATRFSKLHHNGPPPALDLSTGTPDPELLPDLGPAMHKLSRHAAASSYFDAPVLPELEEVLRADWPFRPAALTMVDGAMDAIDRVFEVVLRFGDRVLVENPTFPPILDLLEERGITVLGLPLDAEGVRPDALAEAVAGSPPAALVIQPRAQNPSGHTMSDQRAMRLASILGVAKDLVIIEDDHGAPLSTSPPVSLGSYLPEQTVHVRGFSKSHGPDLRLAALGGVDAIVEKVLRRRLLGPAWSSRLLQALLLHLLTDPASVAEVAHASGIYAQRRGLLTEALASRGVRVAGGDGINLWIEVRDETAALVALAVNQITAAPGSPFLSAPLAADHIRVTCAGVQGDIDRLAGHIAAAALPAGSPYRAN, encoded by the coding sequence ATGTGGACCGCGGAGCGCCTGGCCGCCCGCCTCGCAGACAGCAGCGCCGACGGAATCGCCAGGTCGGTGGCTCGGCTGGTGTCCACGGGGGATGTCGAGGTCGGCACCCGGCTGCCCACGGTGCGGGCGCTGGCCAGGTGCCTGCGGGTGAGCCCGACGACGGTCTCCGAAGCCTGGCGTTCGCTGTCCCATGCCGGGGTGGTGGAGACTAGCGGTCGCCGGGGTACCACCGTGCGTGGGCGGCCGCAGCCCGCCGCGGCGACCAGATTCTCCAAGCTGCACCACAACGGCCCGCCGCCCGCGCTGGACCTTTCCACCGGAACGCCCGATCCCGAGCTGCTGCCCGATCTCGGGCCCGCCATGCACAAGCTGAGCAGGCATGCGGCGGCGAGTTCCTACTTCGACGCGCCGGTGCTGCCGGAGCTGGAAGAGGTGCTGCGTGCCGACTGGCCGTTCCGCCCGGCCGCGCTCACCATGGTCGACGGTGCGATGGACGCCATCGACCGGGTTTTCGAGGTGGTGCTGCGGTTCGGCGACCGGGTACTGGTGGAGAACCCGACCTTCCCGCCGATCCTCGACCTGCTGGAGGAACGCGGGATCACCGTGCTCGGGCTGCCGCTGGACGCCGAGGGGGTGCGGCCGGACGCGCTGGCCGAGGCGGTCGCCGGCTCCCCGCCCGCCGCGCTGGTGATCCAGCCGCGAGCGCAGAACCCCAGTGGCCACACCATGTCCGACCAGCGGGCCATGCGACTCGCCTCGATTCTCGGCGTGGCCAAGGATCTGGTGATCATCGAGGATGACCACGGCGCGCCGCTGTCCACCTCACCGCCGGTGAGCCTCGGCAGCTACCTGCCGGAGCAGACCGTGCACGTCCGCGGCTTCTCCAAGTCACACGGGCCCGACCTGCGGCTGGCCGCGCTCGGCGGGGTCGACGCGATCGTGGAGAAGGTGTTGCGCCGCCGCCTGCTGGGACCGGCCTGGTCGAGTCGCCTGCTGCAGGCACTGCTGCTGCACCTGCTGACCGACCCCGCCTCGGTCGCCGAGGTGGCGCACGCCAGCGGGATCTACGCGCAGCGCCGCGGGTTGCTCACCGAGGCGCTGGCGAGCAGGGGAGTGCGGGTGGCGGGCGGGGACGGGATCAACCTCTGGATCGAGGTACGCGACGAGACGGCCGCGCTGGTCGCCCTCGCGGTCAACCAGATCACCGCGGCCCCCGGCTCCCCGTTCCTGTCCGCGCCGCTCGCGGCGGACCACATCCGGGTCACCTGCGCCGGCGTGCAGGGCGATATCGACCGGCTGGCGGGGCACATCGCCGCCGCGGCCCTGCCGGCCGGCAGCCCCTACCGCGCCAACTAG
- a CDS encoding ArsR/SmtB family transcription factor produces the protein MRAHEHTTTLDPDQLAVGAGVLGLLADPTRLHLLHLLAGWEQDVNTLTAQVAASRSSVSQHLSRLRLAGLVRARREGRRMYYRLASEHLAALVAEALGYADHTVRHIPHHGESEPTPARAGTANSRA, from the coding sequence ATGCGCGCGCATGAGCACACAACTACTCTCGATCCCGACCAGCTCGCGGTCGGCGCCGGAGTGCTCGGCCTGCTCGCCGACCCGACCCGGCTGCACCTGCTGCACCTGCTCGCCGGGTGGGAGCAGGACGTGAACACCCTCACCGCGCAGGTCGCCGCCTCCCGCTCCTCGGTGTCCCAGCATCTGAGCCGGTTACGGCTCGCCGGGCTGGTGCGGGCCCGCCGCGAGGGCAGGCGGATGTACTACCGCCTCGCCAGCGAGCACCTCGCGGCACTGGTGGCCGAGGCACTCGGTTATGCCGACCACACCGTGCGTCACATCCCGCACCATGGCGAGTCCGAACCGACCCCGGCGCGTGCGGGAACGGCAAACTCACGCGCGTGA
- a CDS encoding cation diffusion facilitator family transporter — MPHEQHGHGHGHGHDYGHDYGHGHGRRSGWWHRLRHLLTPHSHDSADRVDASLETSRKGLRTLALSFGVLLVTALAQLAVVVLSGSVALLGDTIHNFADALTAVPLWIAFLLGRRAATRRFTYGFGRAEDLAGLVVVLLIAASAALAGYEAMWRLIRPELVEHLPVVAAAGVIGFLGNELVARYRIRVGREIGSAALVADGLHARTDGFTSLAVVLGALGVGLGFPAADPIIGLLITVAICFVLRDAAREVFGRLMDAVDPATVGLAERTAAEVAGVAKVDQLRMRWIGHKLHAELAVAVDPELPVGAAHELAHEVEHALLHAVPRLVSAVVHTEPWAGAGEAHERREHHR, encoded by the coding sequence ATGCCGCACGAGCAGCACGGCCACGGCCACGGCCATGGCCACGACTACGGGCATGACTACGGGCACGGCCACGGGCGGCGGTCCGGCTGGTGGCACCGGTTGCGGCACCTGCTCACCCCGCACAGCCACGACAGCGCCGACCGCGTGGATGCCTCGCTGGAGACCAGCCGCAAGGGCCTGCGGACGCTCGCACTGTCCTTCGGCGTGCTGCTGGTGACCGCGCTGGCGCAGTTGGCCGTCGTCGTGCTCAGCGGATCGGTCGCGCTGCTCGGGGACACCATCCACAACTTCGCCGACGCGCTCACCGCGGTGCCGCTGTGGATCGCGTTCCTGCTCGGTCGCCGCGCGGCGACCCGCCGGTTCACCTATGGCTTCGGTCGGGCCGAGGACCTCGCCGGGTTGGTGGTCGTACTGCTGATCGCCGCATCGGCCGCGCTCGCGGGCTACGAGGCGATGTGGCGGCTGATCCGGCCCGAGCTGGTGGAACACCTGCCGGTGGTGGCGGCCGCGGGTGTGATCGGTTTCCTCGGCAACGAGTTGGTGGCCCGTTACCGGATCAGGGTCGGCAGGGAGATCGGGTCCGCGGCGCTGGTCGCGGATGGCCTGCACGCCCGCACCGACGGGTTCACCTCACTCGCCGTGGTGCTGGGCGCGCTGGGGGTCGGGCTCGGTTTCCCCGCGGCCGACCCGATCATCGGGCTGCTCATCACCGTCGCCATCTGCTTCGTGCTGCGCGATGCGGCGCGTGAGGTCTTCGGCAGGCTGATGGACGCGGTGGACCCCGCCACCGTCGGGCTCGCCGAGCGCACCGCTGCCGAGGTCGCCGGGGTGGCCAAGGTCGATCAGCTGCGGATGCGCTGGATCGGGCACAAGCTGCATGCCGAGCTGGCGGTGGCGGTGGATCCTGAGCTCCCGGTCGGGGCGGCGCACGAACTCGCGCACGAGGTCGAGCACGCGCTGCTGCACGCGGTGCCGCGGCTGGTGTCCGCCGTGGTGCACACCGAACCCTGGGCGGGCGCGGGCGAGGCGCACGAGCGGCGCGAGCACCACCGGTAA
- a CDS encoding alpha/beta hydrolase family protein, whose translation MNGRIGRKPRRYLPGAFTALVAAAALLGSTPAATAQENPFERGPDPTESSVEAPRGPFATATTTVARDSAQGFGGGTIHYPTDTSEGTFGAVAISPGFIESQSAISWYGERLASQGFVVFTIDTNGIFDFPDPRGDQLLAALDHLTARSPVADRIDADRLGVLGHSMGGGGSLSAVDERPELQAAIPLAPWHLNQNWSDVDVPTMIIGGETDFIAPVGSHAEPFYDSLPSSLDKAYLEMKGKGHFVTNSPNTVIAKFAISWLKRFIDNDTRYERFLCPAPSPDSDISEYRDTCPH comes from the coding sequence TTGAATGGAAGAATCGGCAGGAAGCCCCGGCGGTACCTGCCGGGAGCGTTCACCGCGCTGGTCGCGGCCGCGGCGCTGCTCGGCTCCACACCGGCCGCGACCGCACAGGAGAACCCGTTCGAACGCGGCCCCGATCCGACCGAAAGCAGCGTCGAAGCCCCGCGCGGCCCGTTCGCCACGGCCACCACCACGGTCGCCCGTGACAGCGCGCAGGGATTCGGCGGTGGCACCATCCACTACCCGACCGACACCAGCGAAGGCACCTTCGGCGCGGTGGCCATCTCGCCCGGTTTCATCGAGAGCCAGTCCGCCATCTCCTGGTACGGCGAGCGGCTCGCGTCCCAGGGTTTCGTGGTGTTCACCATCGACACCAACGGCATCTTCGATTTCCCCGACCCGCGCGGGGATCAACTCCTCGCCGCGCTGGACCACCTCACCGCCCGCAGCCCGGTCGCCGACCGGATCGACGCCGACCGGCTCGGCGTGCTCGGTCACTCGATGGGTGGCGGCGGATCGCTGTCCGCTGTGGACGAACGGCCTGAGCTCCAGGCCGCCATCCCGCTGGCGCCGTGGCATCTCAACCAGAACTGGTCCGATGTGGATGTTCCCACGATGATCATCGGTGGGGAGACCGACTTCATCGCGCCGGTCGGCAGCCATGCCGAGCCGTTCTACGATTCCCTTCCCTCCTCACTGGACAAGGCGTACCTGGAGATGAAGGGGAAGGGCCACTTCGTCACCAACTCACCGAACACCGTCATCGCCAAGTTCGCGATCTCGTGGCTGAAGCGGTTCATCGACAACGACACCCGTTACGAGCGGTTCCTCTGCCCCGCGCCGAGCCCGGATTCCGACATCTCCGAGTACCGGGACACCTGCCCGCACTGA
- a CDS encoding PKD domain-containing protein codes for MRRVRTRRFGGAAGLVVVAGLLAMTPGLAQAAEPTTEPTDPGFQATTPMEAEPQDGPGTQIVGGEKVSVEDYPYAIAMLREGGPRPMGQTCTASVVAPKVIVTAAHCKDGDGAKSMYYGADDLTVGGGTEIEVEHYFQHPNYQSPNGWQTGWDVGIVVTRTEIPVPDGFSYPRVADSGDTALDDPGTDALTLGYGRIRDGENEYGHLKKADLPIVEGQNTCGSFGSFNENYMICAGYADGHDGICQGDSGGPLVVNGVVIGVSSWVQTGCGSYGAWGRLTNEMGDWANEKIEEHSDPTEPGAPSASFTADCSATEPNCSFDASASTDEDGSIASYAWDFGDGRTGDGRTPSHDYAQSGEYTVELTVTDDEGKTDTARETVYAGEPPAGDPPSASFTVQCQWQNCTVDGTRSTDPDGDIASYAWDFGDGRTGSGATASHAYPSRQANYTVQLEVTDRSGNTDTATKQVQCWDLGSQAFCFGQ; via the coding sequence ATGAGACGAGTTCGAACACGAAGGTTCGGCGGTGCCGCCGGGCTGGTGGTCGTGGCCGGGCTGCTGGCGATGACCCCGGGACTGGCCCAGGCGGCCGAGCCGACGACCGAACCGACCGACCCCGGTTTCCAGGCGACCACGCCGATGGAGGCGGAGCCCCAGGACGGCCCGGGCACCCAGATCGTCGGCGGGGAGAAGGTCTCCGTCGAGGACTACCCGTATGCCATCGCCATGCTGAGGGAGGGTGGCCCGCGCCCGATGGGTCAGACCTGCACCGCCTCCGTGGTGGCGCCGAAGGTGATCGTCACCGCGGCACACTGCAAGGATGGGGACGGGGCCAAGTCGATGTACTACGGCGCCGACGACCTGACCGTCGGCGGCGGCACCGAGATCGAGGTCGAGCACTACTTCCAGCACCCGAACTACCAGTCCCCGAACGGATGGCAGACCGGGTGGGACGTCGGGATCGTGGTGACCAGGACCGAGATCCCGGTCCCGGACGGGTTCAGCTACCCCCGGGTCGCCGACTCCGGGGACACCGCGCTGGACGACCCGGGTACCGACGCGCTCACCCTCGGCTACGGCCGCATCCGGGATGGGGAGAACGAGTACGGGCACCTCAAGAAGGCCGACCTGCCCATTGTCGAAGGGCAGAACACCTGCGGTTCGTTCGGCTCGTTCAACGAGAACTACATGATCTGCGCCGGGTACGCCGACGGGCACGACGGGATCTGCCAGGGTGACAGCGGTGGGCCACTGGTCGTGAACGGGGTGGTCATCGGGGTCAGCTCCTGGGTCCAGACCGGCTGCGGCAGCTACGGCGCCTGGGGCCGGTTGACCAACGAGATGGGCGACTGGGCCAACGAGAAGATCGAGGAGCACAGCGATCCCACCGAGCCGGGCGCACCCTCGGCCTCGTTCACCGCGGACTGCTCGGCCACCGAGCCGAACTGCTCCTTCGACGCCTCGGCCTCCACCGACGAGGACGGCTCGATCGCCTCCTACGCCTGGGACTTCGGCGACGGCCGGACCGGCGACGGGCGGACCCCCTCGCACGACTACGCCCAGTCAGGCGAGTACACCGTCGAGTTGACCGTCACCGACGACGAGGGCAAGACCGATACCGCGCGGGAAACGGTCTACGCGGGCGAGCCGCCGGCGGGCGACCCGCCGTCGGCCTCGTTCACCGTGCAGTGCCAGTGGCAGAACTGCACCGTCGACGGCACGCGCAGCACCGACCCGGACGGGGATATCGCCTCCTACGCCTGGGACTTCGGTGACGGCCGGACCGGCAGCGGAGCCACGGCCTCGCACGCGTACCCGAGCCGGCAGGCGAACTACACCGTGCAGCTCGAGGTGACCGACCGGTCGGGTAACACCGATACCGCCACGAAGCAGGTGCAGTGCTGGGACCTCGGCAGCCAGGCCTTCTGCTTCGGGCAGTAA